The genomic window ACTGCTTTCCGATGATGCCGGCCGGGCACGGGCATCACCGGGTCATGCTTGGAAAAGACCGCTGGTTCGAGGAGCGCTGAGCGGCCGGATTTTGGGTCTCAGGCGGGCTCCATGCCATAGCGCCGCTTGATGGGCGCGCTCTCGGCCGAAGCCATGAATTCGAGCAGCGCCCGCGCGGCCTTCGGGTGCGCGCAGCGGGTGGAGGGAGCGGCTGAAAAGACAGTGGTGATCTGGACGTCCGCCGAAAGCGGGCCGAGCAAATCGATGCCTTCGACGCCGATCAGTTCGCTCAGTTGCTGAAAGCCCAGCGCCGCTTCGCCGCGTGCAAGCAGGGAGCCGACCGGCACGCCCGGAGGCGCCTGCACCAGCCGGCCGCGAACGTCGTCGGCAATACCCCAGCGCTCGAACAGCGCGACCAGGGCCACACCGCTCGGCCCCGTCGAATAGGCAATGCCCTGGGCGGCCAGAACGGCGCTTCGCAATGCACCGCCGGTTGAAATGTCGGGCCGCTGGGCACCGGCGCGCACCGCAACCGCCACGCCAGAGCGGGCCAGGTCCACCTTGCCCGCGCCATCGAGCCTGCCTGCCGCAACCAGCCCGTCTATGGCGTCCGACGCTAGCGCGACCACGTCGAAAACTTCGCCTGCGGCCACACGCCGGGCGGCTTCGACGCCACCCATTGCCACGAAGGCAACGGGCGTGCCGGCACGCTGCGAATGCGCTGCGGCAAGCTCTTCGAGCAGCGCCCGGGTTGCCATCGAGCAGACGCCTTGAAGAGTTGCGGTCATGGCTTCAGTCCGGCTTGATGTTGGCTTCGCGAATCAGCTTGCCGTAGCGGGCCGCATCGGTCTTGAGCAGCTTGTCGAACTGCGAGGTCGGCCCCGGCAGCGGCCCGCCGCCCGCTGCTGCGAGCTGGTCGCGCACCTCGGGCGATTCGAGCGCCTTCTGCACCGCGTCGTGCAGCTTGGCCAGCACAGGCTGCGGCAGCTTGGCGGGCGCCACAAAGCCATACCAGACGCTGGCCTCGAAGCCAGGGTACCCGGACTCGGCCACGGTGGGGACGCCCGGCAGCACCGCGGCGCGTTCGGTGCTCATGACCGCCAGCACTTTCAGCTTGCCCGACTTTGCGAGCGGAAGCACTTCGAGCGCATTGACCGCCACCACGTCCACATGGCCGCCGAGCACATCGGTAATGGCCTGCGCACCGCCCTTGTAGGGCACGTGGCGCAGCGAGAGACCGGCCGTGTGCTGGAACAGTTCCATTGCCAGGTGCGGCGTGGAGCCGTTGCCCGGGGTTGCAACGGTAACGCTGCCCGGCTTGGCCCTGGCGGCGGCCACCAGTTCGGGCAAGGTCTTGATGGCCGAGCCCTCTCGCACCGTGAACACCACGGGCACGCGGCCGACCGAGGCAACGGGTGTCAGGTCGCGCTCCAGGTCGTAGGGCGCGGGCTCGAAGAGCGAAGGGTTTACCGCCAAGGCGTTGGCCGCCAGCAGCAGGGTGTAGCCGTCGGGCGGACTGGCGATGAGCGCCTTTACGGCAATGTTGGTTCCTGCGCCCGGCTTGTTCTCGACGATGACCGGCTGCCCGAGGATGGCCGACATCCGCTGGCCGACCGAACGCGCAATGGCGTCGACCGCGCCGCCGGCGCTGTAGCCGACCAGAATCTTCAGGGGCTTGGTGGGAAAGGCATCGGCGGCTGCCACATTGGCCGAGACACCGAGTGCGAGCAGGCCGGCCAGCGCCAGAACGTGGCGGCGAATTGAGTTTGTCTTCATTGCTTGGTAGGTTGAACGGATTTTTCTTCCCAGGCCTGAGGTGCCGCGTTCTTGCCGGCAACCGAATACAGCGCACCGGGCGCGTTGCGTGTCTGCTGGAATTTCTCCAGCGATTGCCCCCGCATGGCAGCGTAGATGTGCAGGTTCGAAACGCCGACCACCGCCCCGAGCTTCTCGAGCATGAAGAAGATCACGCCGTAGCGAATGAGCCCACGCCAGTCGCGCCGGCGCACCAGGTCGCTTTCCTCCGCAGTCAGCCCGGCCGCTTCGAAGGCGGCCTCTTCGTCGGCAAGAAAACGCGTGCGGTGCTCCTCGCGCGTCATGCCGTGCAGGAACTTGTTGAGGCGGTAGGCGCGCACGCTGGTCTCCAGCGTGAACGGATAAGAGCCTTCGAGCACCTCGATACCCGCAAGCTGCTCGTCCATGCGGCGGCGGTGCCGTTGCACTTCACCGGCCACGGGCGGGCTCGCCAGGTTCTCGTAGATGGCAGTGGCAATGCCGGTCATCGAGGGCAGGTAGTAGCTCTGGTGCGTCTTGCGCACGTTGGACGACAGCGCGCCACGCATCACGAGCCACATGATTACCTCGGCGCCTTCCATGCCGCCGAGCGTGGCCAGCTCGG from Variovorax paradoxus includes these protein-coding regions:
- a CDS encoding substrate-binding domain-containing protein translates to MTATLQGVCSMATRALLEELAAAHSQRAGTPVAFVAMGGVEAARRVAAGEVFDVVALASDAIDGLVAAGRLDGAGKVDLARSGVAVAVRAGAQRPDISTGGALRSAVLAAQGIAYSTGPSGVALVALFERWGIADDVRGRLVQAPPGVPVGSLLARGEAALGFQQLSELIGVEGIDLLGPLSADVQITTVFSAAPSTRCAHPKAARALLEFMASAESAPIKRRYGMEPA
- a CDS encoding Bug family tripartite tricarboxylate transporter substrate binding protein, which produces MKTNSIRRHVLALAGLLALGVSANVAAADAFPTKPLKILVGYSAGGAVDAIARSVGQRMSAILGQPVIVENKPGAGTNIAVKALIASPPDGYTLLLAANALAVNPSLFEPAPYDLERDLTPVASVGRVPVVFTVREGSAIKTLPELVAAARAKPGSVTVATPGNGSTPHLAMELFQHTAGLSLRHVPYKGGAQAITDVLGGHVDVVAVNALEVLPLAKSGKLKVLAVMSTERAAVLPGVPTVAESGYPGFEASVWYGFVAPAKLPQPVLAKLHDAVQKALESPEVRDQLAAAGGGPLPGPTSQFDKLLKTDAARYGKLIREANIKPD